The window CCGGCTCCACCAATCTCTGTTGCTGAAGTAAAAACGGCCGTTGCTCTCTTCCAGGTTGGCGTTGGTCCAGCCGTCGCCGGTTGTTTGGCCGTCCCAGATATCTATGAAGTCGGGGCGGAGGCTGCCGGAAACGGCCGTGACCGAAATCGTATGTGCGCCACTAATCAGGTCATCGTAGTAGATGCTGGTAATATCCCCCTCACCGACCGAGGTATCAAACATGCCGCGCGAAACGCCATCAATGAAGATTTCTACCACGCCTCCCGTGCTGAAACCGACGCCAACCCATGTCCCGGCAAAGTCAAGAGAGAATGTATGACCGACTGTGGAGGTGTTGGCATTGTACGTACCACTGCCCCGATTGATGCTGCTTTGCGTTCCCCAACTCTGGGGCATGGTGTGGTACGGGTAGCCGTTGTAGCGCAGGTCGGGATGGTCTTCTTCCAGGCGGATGATGCCGCTGACGGTAGGCGGTGTATAAGGTACGCCGGTGGCGGGGGTGGTAAAAGCGTCCAGGGTCACGCTGCTGCGATAGCTGCGCACCTCCAAGACGTGAGGGCCGTCGCCAAAGCCATCGAAGGAGAAGGCGCGGGGGCCAGGCAGGAGGCTGTACATATCAAACAGTCCCAGCGCTTCCCCGTCCACGCTCAGCCTGATGGTGTGGTAGCTACTGCGTGACCAGCCATGGAAGGTGATGGAGTCGCCAGTGAAGGGGATCCAGGCGGTGGCGTTGTTGCTGCCGGCGTTGGCAAAAGTGCCACCGCTGGCGGCGGCATCCATCGTTTGTCCCCAAGCGGCGCTGTAGAACAGCCGGGCATCCGTCTCCTCAAAAGCGCCGTCGGGCAAGGGCTGACCATCCCACACGTCGAAAAAGTCCAGATGGATACGGCTGCCGGTGGCATTGGGATGGCGTGTACCCAAGACGGTGATGGTGATGGTATGCGCTCCCGCGCCTAACTGATCAAAGTAATAGCTGCTCGTGTCGTCCTCGCGGCTGTACAGGTCTATTTCGGCAACAAGATTGCCATCAATAGCGATTTCCGCCTGACCGCTTAACCGATCGGTGGCAAAGCCAACGCCGACCCAACTGCCCACAAAATCGAAGCTGATGGTGTCTCCGGCGGTGGCAGAGTAGATGTATTGGCCGTCGCTGGCGCGGTTGCTGAAGATGCTGCTGATCCGCGACCAGCTTTGCGCTGTTTGGGGGTAGGGAGCGTCGTTGTAACGGAGGGCGGGATGGTCTTCCTCGTAACGGGTGACGCCGCTGATCGGCGGGTTGGGGTCAATGAAGGGGCCAATGCCCGGCGTGGTGAGGGCATCGAGGGTGGTTTGGCCGCGATAGCTGATGAGTTGCAGGCTGTGGGGGCCGGGGCCAAAGCCATCGTAGCTAAAGGTACGGGTAACGGCGCTGGTTAAGGCGTTGGGGTGAAAGAGGTTGACGGTGTCCAGATATTCCCCGTCTACGAATAGCTGCGTCCAGTTGCCCTGGTTGTAAGCGAGCGCGTGGTAGGTGAAGCTGTCCCCGGCGAAGTGGAACCAGGCGCTGCCATTGTTGTGGCGGATGAGGCTGCCGCCGCTGGCGTTGGCGTTATTTTCGGTTACCCAACCGTCAGTGTAAAAGAAACGGCCGTGATCCTGCTCAAATGTCCCGTCATCCAGCCCCGTCCCATCGCCGAATTCGATGAAATCTAGCTGGACGCGGCTGCCGCTGGAGAACGGGTTGCGACTGCCCAGAACGGTGACGCTGACGGTGTGGCTGGCGTTGGTGAGATTGCTGAAGAAGTGGGAAACGGCCGTATCCTCCAGCCGGTACAGGTCTATGACTCCCTGGCTTTGGCCGTCAATAAAGAGTTCCGCGTAACCGCCAAACCGATCGGCAAAGAAGCCGAGGTTGAGCCAACTTCCACTGAAATCAAAGGTGATGGTGTCGTTGGCGGTGGCGGAGCGGATGTATTGGTTGTCGCTGGCTCCGGTAACGCTGAAGCGGCTCCAGCTTTGGGCGGTTTGGGGGTAGGGTACACCGTTGTACAGAATGGCCGGGTGATCTTCTTCGTAGCGGTTGATGCTGCCAGGCGCGGGATTGGGGTCCGCGAAGGGAGGGACGCCGGGCGTTTGTAAGGCGTCGAAGGTGGTTGTGTTGCGATAGCTGTTGATTTGCAGGATGTGGCCGCCGGCCCCGAACCCTTCATAGCTGAAGATGCGGGTGATGGCATTGTTGGCGTTGTTGGGATGGGTGAGGTCTACCGTGGTCAGGTAAGCGCCATCCACAAAAAGCTGTGCCCTGCCGCCGCTGCTGTAGGCGAGGGCGTGGTAGGTGAAGCTGTCGCCGTCGAAGGGAAGCCAGACGGTGGCGGCAGTGGCGCGCATGTAGCTGCCGCCGCTGGCGGTGGCGTAAGCCACATCGGTCCAGCCGTCGCTGCGCAGCACGCGCACGGCCGTTTCTTCAAACGTGCCATCGCCCAACGGCACGCTGTCCCAATAATCAATGTAATCGAGCTGCACCCGCGTGCCCACGGAGAGGGGATTGCTGCTGCCAGTTACCGTCAGGGTGACGGTGTGCGGCCCCGCGCCCAGGTTGGGGAAGACAAAGCTGATGGGGGTGTTGTCTTCATTGCGGTACAGGTCGAACGTGCCCTGGCTGCTGCCGTTGATGGCAACTTCCACATAGCCGCCAAAGTTGCTGCCCATGAAGCCGAGGTTGAGCCAGTCGCCGTCGAAGGTGTAAACGGCCGTGCTGCCCACCACCCCGTTGCGCCAATAGCTGCCGCCGCTGGCCCTGGTTTGGTTAAAGCTGCTCCAGGAACCGGTGAAGCTGATGGCCGGGTCATCTTGTTCGATGCGGAAATAGGAATCGTTAATGGTGAATAGGGCCTGGTCACTGGTGAATGGTTCGGCGTCTCCCGATTCGGCATTGTCAGTTGCCAAGGGATCGTTGTCCACTGGTAACTCTTCGACCGGGGTGTAGGTTAACGGCCGGATAATCTCCTCAGTCGTTGGGGGTAGCGGAGCGTCTGAGGGTGTCAATTCGGGCTGCCACACAGGGCCAACGGCCGTGGCCTCGCTGGCATTGACCATTGACGATTGACCATTAGCAATTGACCATTCTTCTCGATCCACATTCCAATAAGGCGCGTCATAAATCGTGCGCCCGGCAAACTGGCCGCTGTTCACGGTTAACTGTCCACTATTGATCGTTGTGGTGATAAGGGTCGTCACCGTCACTGTGCCCGGCGGTACAATTTGCGGCGTGCTGCTCATCTGCGCCGTCAGGCTTTGCCCCACGCCCAGATAGCCGTAGCCGGAACCATCGGGCACCAGGACGCTGCTTTCGTCCCGCAGGTTGACGGTGATGGTGTAGACGCCTTCCGCCCAGCCGGAGGTGTCTAACGTGCCCAGTTCGTAGGTGCGGGGATTGCCGGACAGCAGGTTGAGGGTGGGATTGAGGCTGGTTTGTGGGCTGCCGTCGGGGGCGATTACGGCCGTATCGGCTACCACATTCCGCGCTACATTGGCAATGTTGGCAATTTCCACGCTGAGGGTGGTGGAGCTAACCCCCACATCCACAAAGGGCGGGTCGGCGGTAACGGCCGTTACCTGCACAAAGCGGTCTACCACATTCAGCCGCGCCTGCGAGCCGGGATTGATGAACAAATCCACGTCGGGGCCGGTGGGCACGGCCACGGCGTTGAGCAGGTGGTAGCCATCAGGCGGTGTGGCGACCGATACGGGCAGGGTGGTCGTTTGCCCGGCGGGGAGCGTGATGTTTTGCGTGGTTTCCCCTGTGGGCAGCGAAAGCGTCAGGGCGTAGGTGGTTGCCACCGTGCCCAGATTGGTCAATTCGAGATCATAGCTGGCGCTGTCGCCAGAGAGGATGGCGTCGCTGTACGGATTCCAGCGCAGGCGCGGCCGATGCTCTTCGACCTCGCACACCTGATCGCCCAGGCTGGTAACGGCCGTCGCCAGCTCATCCAGCGCCAGCAAAATGGCGGCGTTGTCGCTCTGGTTGGCTAGATTCGCGGCGGCGGCAGAGACGCTGGCGGCGGCGGTGGTGTAAAGGATACGCGAGCCATTGTGCGCCACGGCTTGCGCCGCCGCCACCACATTGTCGCGCAGCGGCAGGGGGCAGTCGCCCAATTCGCACCACGCTTCCAGCTCTTGCACGGCCAAACCCAAACTTTGCACGCTGGCGGAATAACCGGCATGTCCCGCTGTGCAGCTTCCCGCTTGCAGAATTTGCCCCGTGCGCTGGCTGGTGACTTGCACAATGAGCGTGGCCGTCTGCGTATAAACGCCGCCGGGCGCGGGGCTGTCCAGGAAGAGGGGATAGATGGAGCCAATGGGGGCGTTGGTTGTGCCGACAGTGACGGTTTGGTTGGCCGTCGCGCCGGGAGCAAGCGCCGTCACGTTGTTGAGGGGCGAAACGACATCCAGGGCGGCAAAGTTGCTGCGGGCGCTGAGGGGGAAATCCCCGGCGGCGTTGCCCACGTTGGTCAGGTTGAGGGAGATGTCGGCAACGGCCGTGCTGGTGAGGTAGAGGAGGGGTGGCTGCACGGCGACGTAGTTGAAAGACACGGCGGGCATGGTGAAGGGGATGGTGGCGCTTTGTTGGGCAGTGGTGTCGGAAACGGCCGTGACCTGAATGGTGTGGCTGGTTCCGGGGGCGGGCAGTTGGCCGCCTGGCGGGTTCACGTAGAGGCCGAGGTAGCCGGTTTCGCCGGGTGGCAAGGTCAGGCTGCTGCTGGTTTCACCCGGCGTCCGGTTGGCGAGCAGCGTCCAGCCAACGGGCAGGCCGCTGACGGTGAAGTTGCAGGTGTGAGGGGCGTTGGCGGTGTTGGTGAGGAGGATGGTGTAGGCCGCGCCGGGAATTTGCGCCTGACCGCTGTTGGTATTGCCGGGGCGCAGGTCGTCGGCCAACACGCTGCCCATGGGGATGGTGGTCAGGGGATCGGGCTGCACGGTTAGCGAGAAGCCGTCGAAGGGCTGAATGGTGATGGTGTGGTCGGCCGTTTGGCAGACGGAGGGCGCACTGGCCGGGCAGGCGGTAACAGAGACGGCATACTCACCCACAGGTGCGCCGGGCGCGGGGGTGATGGTCGCCTGGCTGCCATTCATTGCGGCCGTCCAGCC of the Candidatus Leptovillus gracilis genome contains:
- a CDS encoding VCBS repeat-containing protein; translated protein: NWWIGTYATTLTCVGAIATGGTLSGIFCGSGIGGAATGAAADPFAWGQKAAEAYLTSVVQYDPPLGSVWMALNTFTPAAQNVTTATLPINATLPTGNLNATLTTEFAVVSGTLNTSYTSPGAAYYYESLTLANGTLQDENGTVIGSGAITAVPGALSATNANVTLSGDGQMGFYGAALPNLGNGAHFADAQANLASSNLALTLRNTAVTLNDITYNGDFTIQAQSAATLSGSGPLAAANHASSTAVSGSNLSLLLGPATGSATLGGQPLNTAAGLGVTGYSGNVNISDNGSATQQVTLNGTAVLFTLSTNPAANTTTPDTAVTFTPAIASNFNNSFAVAVTAPAGWTAAMNGSQATITPAPGAPVGEYAVSVTACPASAPSVCQTADHTITIQPFDGFSLTVQPDPLTTIPMGSVLADDLRPGNTNSGQAQIPGAAYTILLTNTANAPHTCNFTVSGLPVGWTLLANRTPGETSSSLTLPPGETGYLGLYVNPPGGQLPAPGTSHTIQVTAVSDTTAQQSATIPFTMPAVSFNYVAVQPPLLYLTSTAVADISLNLTNVGNAAGDFPLSARSNFAALDVVSPLNNVTALAPGATANQTVTVGTTNAPIGSIYPLFLDSPAPGGVYTQTATLIVQVTSQRTGQILQAGSCTAGHAGYSASVQSLGLAVQELEAWCELGDCPLPLRDNVVAAAQAVAHNGSRILYTTAAASVSAAAANLANQSDNAAILLALDELATAVTSLGDQVCEVEEHRPRLRWNPYSDAILSGDSASYDLELTNLGTVATTYALTLSLPTGETTQNITLPAGQTTTLPVSVATPPDGYHLLNAVAVPTGPDVDLFINPGSQARLNVVDRFVQVTAVTADPPFVDVGVSSTTLSVEIANIANVARNVVADTAVIAPDGSPQTSLNPTLNLLSGNPRTYELGTLDTSGWAEGVYTITVNLRDESSVLVPDGSGYGYLGVGQSLTAQMSSTPQIVPPGTVTVTTLITTTINSGQLTVNSGQFAGRTIYDAPYWNVDREEWSIANGQSSMVNASEATAVGPVWQPELTPSDAPLPPTTEEIIRPLTYTPVEELPVDNDPLATDNAESGDAEPFTSDQALFTINDSYFRIEQDDPAISFTGSWSSFNQTRASGGSYWRNGVVGSTAVYTFDGDWLNLGFMGSNFGGYVEVAINGSSQGTFDLYRNEDNTPISFVFPNLGAGPHTVTLTVTGSSNPLSVGTRVQLDYIDYWDSVPLGDGTFEETAVRVLRSDGWTDVAYATASGGSYMRATAATVWLPFDGDSFTYHALAYSSGGRAQLFVDGAYLTTVDLTHPNNANNAITRIFSYEGFGAGGHILQINSYRNTTTFDALQTPGVPPFADPNPAPGSINRYEEDHPAILYNGVPYPQTAQSWSRFSVTGASDNQYIRSATANDTITFDFSGSWLNLGFFADRFGGYAELFIDGQSQGVIDLYRLEDTAVSHFFSNLTNASHTVSVTVLGSRNPFSSGSRVQLDFIEFGDGTGLDDGTFEQDHGRFFYTDGWVTENNANASGGSLIRHNNGSAWFHFAGDSFTYHALAYNQGNWTQLFVDGEYLDTVNLFHPNALTSAVTRTFSYDGFGPGPHSLQLISYRGQTTLDALTTPGIGPFIDPNPPISGVTRYEEDHPALRYNDAPYPQTAQSWSRISSIFSNRASDGQYIYSATAGDTISFDFVGSWVGVGFATDRLSGQAEIAIDGNLVAEIDLYSREDDTSSYYFDQLGAGAHTITITVLGTRHPNATGSRIHLDFFDVWDGQPLPDGAFEETDARLFYSAAWGQTMDAAASGGTFANAGSNNATAWIPFTGDSITFHGWSRSSYHTIRLSVDGEALGLFDMYSLLPGPRAFSFDGFGDGPHVLEVRSYRSSVTLDAFTTPATGVPYTPPTVSGIIRLEEDHPDLRYNGYPYHTMPQSWGTQSSINRGSGTYNANTSTVGHTFSLDFAGTWVGVGFSTGGVVEIFIDGVSRGMFDTSVGEGDITSIYYDDLISGAHTISVTAVSGSLRPDFIDIWDGQTTGDGWTNANLEESNGRFYFSNRDWWSRAENQYAHEGDYLSMGLPNANPNMWFTFVGSDLTLLGFNRTGATLHVAIDGQPMGILDMTAEYSDQPATFHFPNLGDGPHTVQIHTRNFGRVDAFQVNPDGFYSYTPQVTWHDDSATELLPPYSLTGFVSTIGIGDLNGDGVVELVAPSLNGRLYVYRGDGQDTGDGTPILWTSDLVGQAAEPALGDLDGDGNAEIIISGDNGLFAFRHDGVVLWQEPAIQAHTGDSGGSFGWGGPTLGNLDNDADPEIVIAASEDALYVLDHLGNILDSDPIGRWPSVPVLADITGDGTLEIISAQGHTLNLYDYDVLNGLEIAWSYTLTQTTLRSGVFGSPAVADLTGDGQPEIIINWGHRVEALNADGSLLWSYYTGSDSHFRPSPITIADVTGDGQPNIVTASAINAGFLVFDHMLMVLTKDGSLVWQQTVADASASASGVAAQDLTGNGVWEILWNGLGDGFLVIRGSDGKRLFNEPFTRSGTIMDYPSMGDVDGDGVADVVVAGRQGIFVISHVGHWVDSRPVWNQHNYHVTNINDDWSIPFTQPNSWQLHNTYRTQTPERNPAPAYSINVHYTAGIDQITVLTPTISLTPTAVTPPTYTFSYRQEWYQPIVTITLDSQVADLQPGEVRQVAQGAWVTYTLPGGQNSLTLPPLFVTGAVIAEMTPGAQTAVPGQTISYTITLYNPAATPDNYSLDAAGLPADWGVSLPSNVTVPANGQTMAVLILTVPDGAELREHPFVLSVSNGSGGAVQLGGSAWVQEGVLVAITAVDGNLAPVGQLISHTLTITNLEDGPRTYDLSMAGIPLLVLPPDVAVPANSSLDVPFTATPSDTGAQPFTVNAIAQESGAVGSATAVIEGAGMEGVVVTLTPPLVAAGPGGTAVFTVTVQNLGGSAHTFDLNSVLPGGWNGRFEANGQPVDELFVATGIYNVAELTLLVTPAETAVLGSYPISVTATAQTDTAVSGTAAGQVDLNGWGVMVEILDQHVTIDPDESFSWDVRLTNTGQNSDTFALTAAGLPVGAGGAFSSDTVTLAAGASVVVQYTAGPFMGALPQAYALDVLARSVSETAVVGTDGTTFTLAAQEGLAAAWLPASQTISNTFVASYTLVLTNTGNTAVPVTLNLSGAGLTFAVALGNFLLPPGMAAMIPVTVQANGTGDFVLTGTAVGSAAQVSETALLRVEVETTTEPPPPTEWIIYLPVLQRQP